In Marinitoga litoralis, a genomic segment contains:
- a CDS encoding type III PLP-dependent enzyme produces the protein MEVTNLIREAAKKLETPFLVLDVEQVKKNYKRLKESMENVEIFYAVKANSHIEILKALRDMGSSFDVASVGEINKLLSLGVSPKKMSFGNPIKKEKDIAYAWEVGIEYFSVDSELEVEKVAKNAPGSKVYARIATSSSDSDWPLSGKFGTDIDHVVNILRWANKHGLKPFGVSFHVGSQSYNKYKWQEAILEASVVFNKLLREGIELKMLNLGGGIPVQHTKPIPTVEEIGKVVDDSIKEYLWKHKNLMVITEPGRSMVGDAGIMVTKVILKSRKGSKKWIYLDAGVFHGLMETIENFQYEIQVEGKDYSETDVYTLAGPTCDSVDTIYEDIELPANIEYEDIVYFINTGAYTVEYAAHFNGIEPPKVYTIDELKELLNYSE, from the coding sequence ATGGAAGTTACAAACTTAATTAGAGAAGCTGCAAAAAAGTTAGAGACTCCATTTTTGGTACTTGATGTTGAACAAGTTAAGAAAAATTATAAAAGATTAAAAGAATCTATGGAAAATGTAGAAATTTTTTATGCAGTTAAAGCAAACTCTCATATTGAAATTTTGAAAGCCTTAAGAGATATGGGGTCTTCATTTGATGTAGCTTCCGTTGGCGAAATAAATAAATTATTATCTTTGGGAGTAAGTCCTAAAAAAATGAGTTTCGGAAATCCAATAAAAAAAGAAAAAGATATAGCATATGCTTGGGAAGTTGGGATAGAATATTTCTCAGTTGATAGTGAATTAGAAGTAGAAAAAGTTGCTAAAAATGCTCCAGGCTCAAAAGTATATGCAAGAATTGCCACAAGTTCTTCAGATAGTGATTGGCCATTATCTGGGAAATTTGGTACAGATATTGATCATGTTGTTAATATTTTAAGATGGGCAAATAAACATGGTTTAAAACCATTTGGTGTAAGTTTCCATGTTGGTTCACAATCATATAATAAATATAAATGGCAAGAAGCTATTCTTGAAGCAAGTGTTGTTTTTAATAAGTTATTAAGAGAAGGTATAGAATTAAAAATGCTTAATTTAGGTGGCGGAATACCTGTTCAACATACAAAACCTATACCGACTGTTGAGGAAATAGGAAAAGTAGTTGATGATTCTATTAAAGAATACCTATGGAAACACAAGAATTTAATGGTAATTACAGAACCTGGCAGATCCATGGTTGGAGATGCTGGAATAATGGTAACAAAGGTTATCTTAAAAAGTAGAAAAGGTTCTAAAAAATGGATTTATTTAGATGCTGGTGTTTTCCATGGTTTAATGGAAACAATTGAAAATTTCCAATATGAAATTCAAGTTGAAGGTAAAGATTATAGTGAAACTGATGTATATACATTAGCAGGACCTACTTGTGATAGTGTTGATACAATATATGAAGACATTGAATTACCTGCAAATATTGAATATGAGGATATAGTTTATTTCATTAATACTGGAGCATATACTGTAGAATATGCTGCTCATTTTAATGGAATTGAACCTCCAAAGGTTTATACTATCG